The proteins below come from a single Alnus glutinosa chromosome 9, dhAlnGlut1.1, whole genome shotgun sequence genomic window:
- the LOC133877355 gene encoding probable WRKY transcription factor 20 isoform X1 has product MSSEASQSRQVSIFKLRSAASTCSILSHPHDIYILSREIEEGDREEQDMDGKGNRLVLPEDGYEWRKYGEKFIKNIGKFRSYFKCQRSNCSVKKRAEWSASEPGSVRVVYEGVHTHGLPASESASSGHSGTSSSTANQYDLLTQVLGDRSIN; this is encoded by the exons ATGAGTAGTGAAGCTTCGCAAAGCAGACAAGTCTCCAT TTTTAAACTCAGATCCGCCGCCTCTACATGCTCGATCCTCTCGCACCCACacgacatatatatattatcaag GGAAATTGAGGAGGGAGATAGAGAAGAGCAAGATATGGATGGAAAAGGCAACAGATTGGTCTTGCCAGAAGATGGCTATGAATGGAGAAAATATGGCGAAAAGTTCATAAAAAATATTGGGAAATTCAG AAGTTACTTCAAGTGCCAAAGGAGCAATTGTAGTGTGAAGAAGAGAGCTGAGTGGTCGGCCTCGGAGCCCGGTTCTGTTCGAGTAGTGTATGAGGGGGTGCACACCCATGGCTTACCGGCATCAGAATCTGCCTCCTCCGGCCACTCAGGGACTTCATCTTCGACTGCCAACCAATATGACTTGTTGACACAAGTTCTCGGAGATCGATCCATTAACTAG
- the LOC133877871 gene encoding ruBisCO large subunit-binding protein subunit beta, chloroplastic, which translates to MASTFTAMSSVGSLATPSCRVMDMKFAPSDKLSSSASISSCSFVRRQSVMSRRNRSPRICAMAKELHFNKDGSAIRKLQIGVNKLADLVGVTLGPKGRNVVLESKYGSPKIVNDGVTVAKEVELEDPVENIGAKLVRQAAAKTNDLAGDGTTTSVVLAQGLITEGVKVVAAGANPVLITRGIEKTAKALVSELKKMSKEVEDGELADVAAVSAGNNYEVGNMIAEAMSKVGRKGVVTLEEGKSAENSLYVVEGMQFDRGYISPYFVTDSEKMAVEFENCQLLLVDKKVTNARDLVNILEDAIRGGYPVLIIAEDIEQEALATLVVNKLRGALKIAALKAPGFGERKSQYLDDIAILTGGTVIRDEVGLTLDKVGKEVLGHASKVVLTKDTTTIVGDGSTQEAVNKRVAQIRNLIEAAEQDYEKEKLNERIAKLSGGVAVIQVGAQTETELKEKKLRVEDALNATKAAVEEGIVVGGGCTLLRLASKVDAIKDTLDNDEEKVGADIVKRALSYPLKLIAKNAGVNGSVVSEKVLSSDNYKYGYNAATGKYEDLMAAGIIDPTKVVRCCIEHAASVAKTFLMSDCVVVEIKEPESVPAGNPMDNSGYGY; encoded by the exons ATGGCATCAACTTTTACAGCCATGTCTTCAGTTGGCTCCTTGGCTACTCCTAGCTGCCGTGTTATGGATATGAAATTTGCTCCTTCGGACAAGTTGTCATCTTCTGCTTCCATTTCTTCGTGCTCATTTGTTAGGAGGCAGAGTGTGATGTCACGAAGAAATCGCTCTCCCAGGATTTGTGCCATGGCAAAGGAACTGCATTTCAACAAGGACGGCTCGGCTATTAGGAAACTGCAA ATTGGTGTGAACAAGCTTGCGGATCTTGTTGGGGTTACTCTTGGTCCAAAGGGCAGGAATGTTGTTCTGGAAAGCAAGTATGGCTCCCCAAAAATTGTTAATGATGGTGTTACTGTGGCAAAAGAG GTCGAGTTGGAGGACCCAGTTGAGAACATCGGTGCTAAGTTAGTGAGACAAGCAGCTGCAAAGACCAATGACTTGGCTGGTGATGGAACTACAACGTCTGTTGTTCTTGCACAAGGTCTTATTACTGAGGGTGTCAAG gTGGTAGCAGCTGGTGCGAACCCTGTTTTAATTACTCGAGGAATTGAGAAGACCGCAAAAGCTCTAGTGTCTGAGCTTAAGAAAATGTCAAAAGAG GTTGAAGACGGTGAGCTGGCTGATGTTGCAGCAGTTAGTGCTGGAAACAACTATGAAGTTGGAAATATGATAGCTGAAGCCATGAGTAAGGTGGGTCGTAAGGGTGTGGTGACTCTAGAAGAAGGGAAAAGTGCTGAGAATAGCCTTTATGTTGTCGAAGGAATGCAATTTGACCGTGGTTACATCTCACCTTACTTTGTCACCGACAGTGAGAAAATGgcagttgaatttgaaaattgcCAG TTGCTTCTTGTTGATAAGAAAGTAACAAATGCAAGGGATCTTGTCAACATTCTGGAGGATGCTATTAGAGGTGGATACCCAGTTTTGATAATTGCAGAAGACATTGAACAAGAAGCTCTCGCAACTCTGGTTGTGAACAAGCTTAGAGGAGCTCTGAAGATTGCTGCGCTCAAAGCCCCTGGTTTTGGAGAGCGCAAGAGCCAATACCTTGATGACATTGCCATTCTCACTGGAG GAACTGTAATCAGAGATGAGGTGGGGCTTACCTTAGACAAAGTTGGCAAGGAGGTACTCGGTCATGCTTCTAAGGTGGTGCTTACCAAGGATACTACTACGATTGTTGGTGATGGAAGCACACAGGAAGCAGTAAACAAGAGAGTTGCACAGATTAGAAATCTAATTGAG GCTGCTGAGCAGGACTATGAgaaggaaaaattaaatgaaaggaTTGCGAAATTGTCAGGTGGTGTTGCTGTGATACAG GTTGGTGCACAAACTGAGACAGAgctcaaagaaaagaaactgaGAGTCGAAGATGCTCTCAATGCAACAAAG GCTGCTGTTGAGGAAGGTATTGTAGTTGGTGGTGGATGCACCTTGCTGAGACTTGCATCAAAGGTGGATGCCATCAAGGACACCCTTGACAATGATGAAGAAAAG GTTGGGGCAGATATTGTCAAAAGAGCTTTGAGTTACCCTTTGAAATTGATTGCCAAGAATGCTGGTGTTAATGGAAGTGTGGTTAGCGAGAAG gTGCTTTCCAGTGACAACTATAAATATGGATATAATGCAGCAACTGGAAAATATGAAGATTTAATGGCTGCTGGAATAATTGATCCAACTAAG GTGGTGAGGTGTTGCATTGAGCATGCAGCCTCGGTGGCAAAAACATTCTTGATGTCAGATTGTGTAGTTGTTGAAATCAAGGAGCCTGAATCAGTGCCTGCTGGGAACCC
- the LOC133877355 gene encoding probable WRKY transcription factor 20 isoform X2, translating to MSSEASQSRQVSMEIEEGDREEQDMDGKGNRLVLPEDGYEWRKYGEKFIKNIGKFRSYFKCQRSNCSVKKRAEWSASEPGSVRVVYEGVHTHGLPASESASSGHSGTSSSTANQYDLLTQVLGDRSIN from the exons ATGAGTAGTGAAGCTTCGCAAAGCAGACAAGTCTCCAT GGAAATTGAGGAGGGAGATAGAGAAGAGCAAGATATGGATGGAAAAGGCAACAGATTGGTCTTGCCAGAAGATGGCTATGAATGGAGAAAATATGGCGAAAAGTTCATAAAAAATATTGGGAAATTCAG AAGTTACTTCAAGTGCCAAAGGAGCAATTGTAGTGTGAAGAAGAGAGCTGAGTGGTCGGCCTCGGAGCCCGGTTCTGTTCGAGTAGTGTATGAGGGGGTGCACACCCATGGCTTACCGGCATCAGAATCTGCCTCCTCCGGCCACTCAGGGACTTCATCTTCGACTGCCAACCAATATGACTTGTTGACACAAGTTCTCGGAGATCGATCCATTAACTAG